ATCTGAACAAGACCTCCTTCTGTTCGATGAAAATGTCTAGTCTCTCCTTTGTTACATAAATGTTttacaaaagttttaaaaattaaactcaAGATCCAATCAACAAAACCTTGATTGATATCAAAATATATTGATGATTAAGTTAAGAATAaacaagataaaataaatatattgttgatttaaaattttttaagtaattattcAAAAAAACCATCAAGTTTAACATCTAAGAATTCGTAATTTTTACTACCTAGCATGGTGTGAAtaggttttttaaattttagatactTTAGATGAATTGGGTGTTGCATGTGCGTTTGTGAATCTATAGAATGAGTTTTTGAGAGTACGAAATCCTGGGCAAAGGCCACCCGCAGAATTTTATCACCAAGTATCATGGTAGACAGATATCGAACACTTCCAATACAACCAACATATTCCATGAAGTTGTAATATTTTCTCAcaaaataataatgtaatttGGTGtagaggatttttttttaaaataaaaaatgaaaaaagattGACACTTTTTCCTTTTACACTTTTCCTCTTGCGAAAACAAAAATGTATGAATTTGAAACACATCCTATCTATACTTTATTTTGCTGCAAAATAGAATTGAACTCACTGGAGATGGTTTCGACCTATGCATTCAATCACGGTAGCTTCACCAGTCTGGAAAAACCTATTGAACCTGCAGCATTTCCCAGTGCCAAAAGTaaacaaaacataacaaaatttttAAGGCATTATGCTTATACTATCCGTCGGAATGCTGTTTGCAGCCCTTGGGTCCATAATGCTTGGTGCCGCGCCTGACAATCTCTTTGCACAAGTAGCAGTAGTGGCTTTGGCATGCCCAGCAAAACAAGTGATTATTATTTCCAAtctgtttttaaattcaaaatggCAATTGAGAAAGTAGTTAGTGATGACAAACAAACTATCTTCCAACAACAAAATAGGGACTCTTCGATTGTTAAGACCCCGAAATGAGCAGTTTGCCCTGGAATAACCCTCCTTAAACCAATTTACTACCGGTAACAGGTTTTTGGTCATATTGTACGAGTTCGTAAGTTGAAACCATAACATTCATTCACAAAAGGTATTCCTTAGAGATGCAAAAGTACACAATGAGAATAGGAAAATCCTTGAATGATTTCTAAGAAATAGCAGATCTAGTGTAAATGGAGGCAAACATAAGAATATTCAATTTCAAGTATAATGCACGAGGGTGCCTTCCTGTTCTTTCCTTGTACTACACGtatgtcaaaatatataatgcACTATAAAAACTGGAAGGTCACTTCTGTAGTAGATATTAAAATAGAGCTCCTCTCAGCTGTGTCACAGGCTAATCAAATCTATAATCTCAATCAACGCATAGACTTCATTAATTCAGTAACTCAACAATTCTCATCCAATTAAAACAGACACTTTCATGTAATATTTTTGCAAGAAACAAACAGAAAGCCTTACTCACCTTTGCATTAAATTGACGACAATTAGGACATGTCAAGCCTCGTTGAGGAAAAAGCTCAGCCTGTAATTGTCCTACTGCCTGGCGATGATTTATTCGCTCTTGCCAGGATTCAACCATTTCTCGTGGAAACAGCTCACATGAACCATCCCTTGAAAGAATGAAAAATGGGTTCCATAAGAATTAGCAATTTGAATCCTGGCAGATGCAAATCATGCAATAGAATTTTGCAAGTGCTATTACGTTTAAAAAGCCAAATACCTGAAATGACCATACGGATCTGATGGATCAATTGCCTTGTTGCAGCGGTAACAGAAGTATTGTTCACAGTTACCACATTTCATTTTGTTACAACCCTCAGTTCGAGAAATTGCCATGTCACAAGAAGGGCATAGCTTGGAATCACGATGAATTTCTTTCATACTGAGCATTTCATTAATCTTTTCACGTTCCCTACGCTTTTGATCTTCCTTTAAATGGGATGAATTTTGACGGTCCTATAGTAAGATAAAAATCAGAAAACTGGAATCCTGTTTTTggttaaaaattaagaaaaatgatAATAGAATAGAAAAAACGCAACTCAAAACACATGCCCTTTTGAACATAAAGAGCAATACAAACTAGCAAACATACTAGACTCACATCATGACAAAGAAATGACCAAGAAACTAAAAGGTCATGGTAGAGATTCCCAACACAAAGTCCCTATCATGCATCGCCGTAGAGGTGACCGCACTATGCCACTTCACTCAACCTTTCTGCAAAGAAATACTCCAACAGTTGTTCTTCAAATGTATGTGGAGCTTGTGACAGTATTTCAAACTCCTGAATGTAATCATCCACCTTCTCATCCTGTCTTATCGCAgttaaactttcaaaaataGTACTACGCTCCCTGCCTCCAAATCTTCTATTCAACGCAGCTGGGCAATCTTCTAACGCAGCTCTTGTTATCCATCCTAACAGATCATTCCCTTCAAAAGTGGGCAATTCCACCCTTTTAGTCCAAGGCCTCACCTCAACAATTCTTCTCCCTCACTCCTCATCTGAATTGTTACCATGTACAGATccttcttccttcttctcttcATCATTAACTGAATTCTCCCCTCCTTCTAACAACTTCtcatttttcttgatttcaGATAGAAgttctttgatttctttaatGTCTGGCAGGCTATGTTTCATTCTAGCCATATCTGCTTTCAACTCTACAACAACCTTGTTCATTGGCCCATCCTTCCAACCTACTTTTGCCCACAAGATAAGACTGTATATAGACTTTCTAAAAATGTCTCACCCCATAACAACTAACTTCTTAACtacttttacttttaaatttcttCCTATAATACACTTTCCAACCCCTCTCGATACTTCCCTTCCTATCAGTATCATTATACTTAGTCCACTcagtaattttttattgacattgactttcaTCAATCTAACATTAGTTTAATAGTTCTCACAAGTAGATCACGTTAAAAAAATGTCATCATTCAACTAcattttaatgtaataatatgcctttaaaatataattagatgTTGGTTATAAAAGTATATACCCCTATGTATTCACCAAAAGGACATTTCATAGGTGTGAGTCTATGATAACAATTAACAACTAAACCATTTATTCAATTTTGGATCCAAATAACatacctgcaaaatctgaagcTTCATATCTAGACTCATGCATGCTATGCCAACATGTCGCCGTTCCCTGCAAAGGGTACAAAAGCTAAAATAACATTTTGGGCATTGAGCATGCTGGTCTTCATCCTCTATACAGGGGGTTTCACATCTTGGACAATAAACAATATCAGACATTGAAGCAAGTGTTTTTTCCAACATCATGGATTCCCAGCGCTCATAATCTTTGTCATCTAGCAAGTGCTTTAGAAGGCCAGGTGGAATCATGACTGTACATTTTGCTTCAGGACATTGAAGATTACTAACAGTGCCTTCCTTTACATGTATCTGGGCAAAGGTCTGCAAACACTTGAGGCAAAAAAAATGCATACATGGTAACCGGATAAACTCAGAACCTGATAGATAAAGTGGCAGACATAAGAACCATGTTCAATATTAACTTTATTTGACCAAACACTGAAAAAATTAGAATCAGGTCATGCATATAAATAATAAAGCATATTGGAATGAAAACGTCTTTAGAAATCAACAATGCAGATTATATTATCCTTGCTGTCAATAGAAAGAAGTAGGACCGCATTAGCTCAAGCAGTGATGTGATACAGCATTAGCTTCTCTACTAAGTCCGTAAGTTGGAGCAAAAATTATAGAGAAGACAAGGAGTATGATTCAGTTTTCTATCATAGCAAAGAGCCAAAGACTGTAAAGGGATTTAGGTCAAAAGCAACATCACAGACGAAAATGGTGAGCAAATGAAAATGATTTGAAGCTGTATAGAATAGAAAATTATTTGAAGGGGTGTTTGTATTCAATTCTTAAGAAGAGTGCATGACAAAGTGCATTTCATTTCTTTATCATTTCTAGTTCATATATACATTTGAGTTTAGTGTATTTAGTATGTTCAATTtgaataatattagtaataagtttctattttagtaatttttttttaaattacaataacatttattttattttgtgaagTATGCATATGCATAAATATATACTTTAAAAGTAACTAAACATATCATCGCCTATATTTTTCAAGAAGAGATTAATCGTTTTCAATACCCATATTGTATCCGTGCATCATAGATGATCTGCTAAGTAATAGAGCtccaattattaaaattaattgaactGTTAATGATTTGCCACCAATAAAGTTCAAAGAAACTTTTTATGAATGGAGATGATCAGACATACAGTTTTGAGTCTCAACAAGAGAAGGTAAATTAGTTGCATCTTTGTAAAGGACTAAGTCAGGCTTTCCCATGCAGAGTgataatgtttataaattatgtCAGGCATAAATAGGAAATTACCTGTATATTCACCAAAGCAAATGTTACATTGATGTAATTCTTTGAGGAAGTTCTCATTGTGTCTCTGATCATTGTAATTTCGTAAAAAAGGAATATCCATATCAATGCATTCAGCACCTGAAACAACATGCTCATCCTGAACAACGTTCATGCCATAAGGCCCAAGTGTTATTTCCTCATCAAATCCCAGATGAGAAAGAGAAGAACCATGCAACCATTCTACCCAAGGGTAAATTACTTCCTGCCCTTGTTGTTCAGCCCATATTGAATCCAACTTGGAGCACAGTCTCAGAATCTTCACAGGTTCCAACCACTTAACAGAGAGTGTAAAAATTGGTGGCTGGTGGCTAGGGTACGACTTAGGTAATAAACAAGTCAAAACAATCGGTGGAAGATATTGGACTTTGAAAGTGTATAAGAATTCATCTGAACTGCTGCTTACAGTCTCAAGTCGATTAAGACAGTTCAACTTAGCAGTGATGGCAATTTCACCCAAAACATCAATGTGTATATGTATCTGAGGGAAggcaaaaagaaaagagagactCAGTATTAGGTTTCAGAAAATTTGCATTGTAACGAAACAAAACCAAAACTGAATAATTAGGTTTATAGCAAGACCTGAAAACAACGCAAGCCTTTCCATCTCTCAAGGCCGAAAACATTTTCTCCATAAATTGACTCCACCACAAGTATCTGCAACATAGATATCACATGCCATAATAATTCTGCTTCAAAGCAATACATCCAAACTTAATGAAGTTCTTAACCGTTATTTTTTGCTGTTTTTCAGTGAGAATTGGGTTTTAACTGGCAACCTATGTTAACTTTAAAAGCAAACTTACTTGCAGCTTTTGAGGTGTTTTTGGTGTTGTTCTCAATCAAATTAAAGTTTCACCAATCCTCGTGATAAAAGTTCACATTACTAATTAACATAATTACCGAAATAAACTGAAATTAGAGAGCATTACTAAAAGCACCTAAGAGTTTAGTAGCGTTGTCCTAACTCCAATGCAAATAGAGGTGCAACTACAATTCTAATAAGAGAACATTGTAGATGTGCCTAAAAAGTTATTCCTAGTTTTTCTGTCAACTTCAATGCAAATAGAGCTGTAACTACAACTCTATAGAAGAACATTTCCAAAAGCACCTAAGTTTTGTCCCGAGCATAAAACATTAATTCCGATCGTTTTGCCCAAATCATTAATGTCACAAAACAACGGTAACCAAGCGATCAAAGATTCAATTTCTACAGCGTTATCTCTACCTCATCTTGTTGCAATTGATCATTGATTCTGATCTGCTCCTCGGACAAATCAGGTTCCTCAATTTCACAGAGCAGCTTATCAAGCCTTGTCTGAATATCGTCAttatcaccaccaccaccaccatcatcatcatcatcattgcCGCCTCCTTCCTCGACCTTGCTGAAACAAGCCACACGGTCGGTGCCGTCAACGATGTTGAGCTCGGAGGCGCCGCCAGCGTCCTCGCCATGGAGATTTAGGCATGCGACAGTAACGTCCACGTTGGCATCCTCAACGGAGTGAGAGTTGGAGGAAGAAACCGCTTCGGGCTTGTTCACGACACGGTATTTCAAGTTCGGTTGGTGTGGGCCTCGGTTCCTACGTGCGGGCCTGCGGTGGTTTGGTAAGCCCAAATTGTGCTGAGTGGCAGAAGGGTTTGGAGCGAAGAACGAGTCTTCCGCTCCACGTTGCTGTTTCCCTCTCATGGAGAACCAATTGGAGGAATGTTACTGTGGTGTGAACTATGCCGTTGCATTTGCAACTTATTCTGTTTTCAgttataaaatatcttaattcCATCACCATGGATTAATATTCAGACTGTTTTGTGCGAGATGAGGTTGTTGTGTTCTGGCACCTCCTAAAAGTAAACTTTTGACCTGCAATTACTAGCCGCCTTATGTTTTGCCTCGTCGTTTACTTTTCTTTCAATTGGGCTTTAACCCTAACTAATTTaccatgtgggctttcactttttttttagaattaattaactattttttttagctTTTCGTGAACATCTAAATACAGTTTAATTTAAGTAACACAGTTTATAAAtgataaattatattaacaaaTTGTATAGAAAATTACCAATTCATTATTTGTTCAAGTCGAAAGTTACTCAaattctttaaataaaatttcaaatttaaaaatgtaatttaattttattgaagATGGTCCAGAATcttaaaaagattattttatttaagaccATTATACAATCATTTATATAAAACTTTGTGTATTAATCTCTTTCAATTATTCATTGATATATTTGTTACATCACAAATTCTCTCTGCCCTTTTATATCTTTCACGTGcatcttcatatttttttcaattctaaGAGTATTTCTTAATAGAGggtatgatatttttttctttattttcaagtGATGTTATCTATGTAAAACTTTGTGTATTACCCtctctttcaattatttattgatatatttactACATCATAAATTCTTCCTACACTTTCATATCTTTCTAGTgtactttcatatttttttaaattctaacaATAGTTATTCATGGAGAGTATGatgtttttttcttcattttcaaatAATGGTGGTTGATGGTGAACATTGATAATTGATATAAGTTTTGTGATGTTTTTATTGGTGGTAGATATATTTTCTTTcccttatttttatttcatatttctaGAAACCACCTAACCAAAAGAAAAACCCCAACAAGGTGCAAAAATTgaatacaaaactaaaaaataataattttcacaCACTCTAAACGTCAAATACAAATGAATCTTCTCGTCAACTCTTTCACACATGCTTAATTGATGAAATTGCTTTATTGTTGTGACTGGAGAAGAATGAAAGTGTATAAttcataaatctttattgtcaatttctataattcataattatttaatatatagatctgtgtccACGTGTC
The sequence above is a segment of the Phaseolus vulgaris cultivar G19833 chromosome 2, P. vulgaris v2.0, whole genome shotgun sequence genome. Coding sequences within it:
- the LOC137811247 gene encoding LOW QUALITY PROTEIN: uncharacterized protein (The sequence of the model RefSeq protein was modified relative to this genomic sequence to represent the inferred CDS: deleted 1 base in 1 codon), with product MRGKQQRGAEDSFFAPNPSATQHNLGLPNHRRPARRNRGPHQPNLKYRVVNKPEAVSSSNSHSVEDANVDVTVACLNLHGEDAGGASELNIVDGTDRVACFSKVEEGGGNDDDDDGGGGGDNDDIQTRLDKLLCEIEEPDLSEEQIRINDQLQQDEILVVESIYGENVFGLERWKGLRCFQIHIHIDVLGEIAITAKLNCLNRLETVSSSSDEFLYTFKVQYLPPIVLTCLLPKSYPSHQPPIFTLSVKWLEPVKILRLCSKLDSIWAEQQGQEVIYPWVEWLHGSSLSHLGFDEEITLGPYGMNVVQDEHVVSGAECIDMDIPFLRNYNDQRHNENFLKELHQCNICFGEYTGSEFIRLPCMHFFCLKCLQTFAQIHVKEGTVSNLQCPEAKCTVMIPPGLLKHLLDDKDYERWESMMLEKTLASMSDIVYCPRCETPCIEDEDQHAQCPKCYFSFCTLCRERRHVGIACMSLDMKLQILQDRQNSSHLKEDQKRREREKINEMLSMKEIHRDSKLCPSCDMAISRTEGCNKMKCGNCEQYFCYRCNKAIDPSDPYGHFRDGSCELFPREMVESWQERINHRQAVGQLQAELFPQRGLTCPNCRQFNAKIGNNNHLFCWHAKATTATCAKRLSGAAPSIMDPRAANSIPTDSISIMP